A stretch of the Corylus avellana chromosome ca6, CavTom2PMs-1.0 genome encodes the following:
- the LOC132184315 gene encoding heat stress transcription factor B-4 codes for MALMLDNCEGILLSLDSHKSVPAPFLTKTYQLVDDPTTDHIVSWGEDDATFIVWRPPEFARDLLPNYFKHNNFSSFVRQLNTYGFRKIVPDRWEFANEFFKKGEKHLLCEIHRRKTAQPQVGINQHQHHHHHPHSALGVNGPSFFPFPGRASISPSDSDEQANWSDSPPLPSPTGVYNSSVTALSEDNERLRRSNSLLMSELAHMRKLYNDIIYFVQNHVKPVAPSNSYPSSLLLCNAAPSPAAATPLTTTSSMVQKPLNQILGYYPTSSNPKQAPSNHVMSCSSRSSMTILEEPNNNSCKTKLFGVPLQYSKKRLHPEYGANIPMSTETSKARLVLEKDDLGLNLMPPSAC; via the exons ATGGCGCTTATGCTGGATAATTGCGAAGGCATCTTACTCTCTCTAGACTCGCACAAATCAGTCCCGGCTCCATTCCTCACAAAAACCTACCAACTAGTAGACGATCCCACCACCGACCACATAGTTTCGTGGGGCGAAGACGACGCCACCTTCATCGTTTGGCGGCCGCCGGAGTTCGCTCGCGACCTTCTCCCAAACTACTTCAAGCACAACAACTTCTCCAGCTTCGTCCGCCAGCTCAACACCTAT GGTTTTCGAAAGATTGTGCCGGACAGATGGGAGTTCGCCAACGAGTTCTTCAAGAAGGGAGAGAAGCACTTGCTGTGTGAGATCCATCGGAGGAAAACTGCTCAGCCGCAGGTAGGCATCAACCAACACCAACATCATCACCACCACCCGCATTCTGCACTCGGCGTCAACGGCCCGAGTTTCTTTCCCTTTCCCGGCCGAGCGAGCATCTCCCCTTCCGATTCCGACGAGCAAGCCAATTGGTCTGACTCGCCCCCACTCCCCTCCCCCACCGGAGTCTACAACAGCTCAGTGACAGCGCTTTCGGAGGACAACGAAAGACTCCGGCGAAGCAACTCGCTGCTAATGTCTGAGCTCGCGCACATGCGGAAGCTTTACAACGACATCATATATTTCGTACAGAACCATGTGAAACCTGTCGCTCCAAGCAATTCTTACCCTTCTTCTTTACTTCTCTGCAACGCCGCACCTTCACCCGCAGCTGCTACTCCTCTAACCACAACTAGCTCAATGGTGCAAAAGCCTTTGAACCAGATTCTTGGGTACTATCCGACGTCGTCTAACCCTAAACAAGCCCCATCCAACCACGTTATGAGCTGCTCATCAAGGAGCTCCATGACAATTCTTGAAGAACCCAACAACAATAGCTGCAAGACAAAGCTTTTCGGTGTCCCTCttcaatattcaaaaaaaagattGCACCCAGAGTACGGTGCTAATATTCCAATGAGCACCGAGACTAGCAAGGCTCGTTTGGTCTTGGAAAAGGATGATTTAGGCTTAAATCTCATGCCCCCTTCCGCATGTTAG